ACCCTTTGGGATACAATGGCAGGCGGGCATGACGATGATAAATCGTTGGAAAATCCGGATGAAGGATATGGATATTTGATAGATAAACTTGGAGCAACCATCATTCAGACCGATCGTACCGCTTATTTACTGGAATACTTGCAAGCCCGTAAGAAACGTAATGAGCATAAGATAGACGCCTTTCATTAATATGTAAACTTCGGTTATGTCATTTAAAATATTGGATTTTTATAAAATCTCTTCCCCGCTAGCTGGGGGAGAGACTGATTCCGAACGTTCTTCACGCTTCAAGCGTATCCGTTGGGCTACGTTCCTGTCCGCTACTACCGGATATGGCATCTACTATGTTTGCCGTCTCAGTATGAACGTAGTGCGCAAACCGATTGTAGAGGAAGGAATATTCTCCGAAACTCAATTAGGAATCATAGGTTCCTGCCTGTTCTTCGTGTATGCAGTGGGTAAGCTGACGAATGGATTTCTTGCCGACCGTAGCAATGTACGGCGTTTTATGTCTACCGGATTATTATGTTCCGCTTTGATAAACCTGTGTTTGGGTTTCACTAGCTCCTTTTATGCTTTTGTCATACTTTGGGGGCTGAATGGTTGGTTTCAGTCAATGGGGGCAGCGTCCGGTGTCGTTTCGCTGACCCGGTGGTATAGCAGTAAGGAGCGGGGGACTTTCTATGGTTTTTGGTCTGCCAGTCATAATTTGGGCGAAGCATTGACGTTTATCTCCATAGCATTGCTAGTCAGTGGGATGGGGTGGAGATATGGAATGATTGGAGCTGGAGTAATTGGTATCCTGGGATTCCTGATGATGCTTGTTTTTATGCGTGATACGCCACAGAGCCAGGGATTCTTATTGGACAAAGATTCTTCACCTGTGGATTCCCATTCTTTGCCTGGTAAACAAACGGAAGATTTCAACAAAGCACAAAAGGCTGTTTTGAAGAATCCCGCAATTTGGATTTTGGCTTTGTCAAGTGCATTTATGTATATCAGTCGCTATGCTGTGAACAGTTGGGGCGTTTTCTATCTGGAAGC
The DNA window shown above is from Bacteroides faecium and carries:
- a CDS encoding MFS transporter; its protein translation is MSFKILDFYKISSPLAGGETDSERSSRFKRIRWATFLSATTGYGIYYVCRLSMNVVRKPIVEEGIFSETQLGIIGSCLFFVYAVGKLTNGFLADRSNVRRFMSTGLLCSALINLCLGFTSSFYAFVILWGLNGWFQSMGAASGVVSLTRWYSSKERGTFYGFWSASHNLGEALTFISIALLVSGMGWRYGMIGAGVIGILGFLMMLVFMRDTPQSQGFLLDKDSSPVDSHSLPGKQTEDFNKAQKAVLKNPAIWILALSSAFMYISRYAVNSWGVFYLEAQKGYSTLDASFIISISSICGIIGTVFSGIISDKMFSGSRNIPALVFGVMNVVALCLFLLVPGVHFWIDVLAMVLFGLGIGVLICFLGGLMAVDIAPRNASGAALGVVGIASYIGAGLQDVMSGILIEGHKTVQNGVDVYDFTYINWFWIGAALLSVLFALFVWNAKSKKADV